GTGTCTGATGCAGGTCGTAGGTCACCTCCACTCTTAGTTACATGATCTGGCGGTGCATGCCGTACCCCGTCATGCCAGCCTGGGATGCCCCGCGGTTGCTGCCCATCTGCAGGCTGATCAGGTTTTGTCCTCCGCGCAGCTGCTCTTCGGAAAATTCCCTCCGGTTAGACTGAGACTTCCTGAAGTCAGAGATGAAGCAGGTTCAAGTGAGAACAAATGGGGAACAGTTTAACAGCAGAGTTCTGGAAAGATCTCACTCACCTGTGGAACCAGTCCCGGTTGCCACGGTAATGTCCGTCATCCTTGGTGAGCGCCACACTTCCCAGAGCCATCAGAGTTCTCTGGACGGCAGCCAGGTCTTTTCCTGTGGCAGAGAGGTCCAATGGGATCGTAGACACACTTTTAACCCTTAAAGTCATTTAAATCTTGAGTGAAAATAAATAGTTTCCTCGCTAGACAGGGTTCCAGTTGGGCTGCTAAAACCCTTATCTGACTAAAGAAACCTTAATAAACTCTTTTAGTGTGTAGATAACTGGTGAGTCCAAggaaactaacacacacacacacacacacacacacacacagtggataCAATTAAGCAATTCAATCTAAAACCCTAGTGTTCCTACTCTTGAAAGTTGGTCTCTTGAAACTAAATCTCTTATCTATATATCTAAAAACGTTAAGTCGGCGTAACGCCATCCATCACCGTACCTTCCCATAAATCTACAGTCTGAAAGATGTCGGTGGTGATGACTCCGTACGCCTCAGCTGCCTGGAGGAACTGTGAGATCTTCTCCATCTGCTTAAAGGCCATCTGTGTCTCCTGGATCTTTTTAATGGGCTCTTTACCACGTGCGTACAGACTGTTAATGAGCCTGCAAAGGATCTGAAGCACAGGAAGTGACAGAGACGTCCAATTCTTTGAGTCGGAAGAACACAATCTTCAGAGAGAACACAATCGGTGCAATAACTCACCGTTCCATCCATTAACCACTTCTGGAAGTTCTGCTTTCCTGGCTGGGGTCTTTCCAGATTTCCTCCACACTGTGCAACGATCCAGTCGACCAGCCGAGCCTCCAGATCGGGATCGTACTTCTGGTCGATTTTCTCCTGCACCTCCCGGCTCAGGCCGTAACTCGGGCCTCTGTTCGCCATGACAGCAGGCTTTTTAGATAACTCTCAGTGAACCTGTCAGATCTTTTGGTGAATAAGTGCAGTATAGAAACatggagatgttttttttcttcactttttgGGGTAACTCGAATTTGCAGTGATATACTGAGATACAGAGTTAtatctgctcacacacacagacacaaacacacacttatatcAACAGTTTGAAGATTATTCCATCAATCGTTTTTAAGATCATCGTTAAATGTACGAAAGTGTATTAGGACACATGAATCGATACATATGAGAGATGATGTGATGTCTTGATGAGATGGTGTGACAGTTTTCCAGCAGCCAGGGTGTGGTCACTCATTTTAAACCTAgccgggttgccagattgtgtCTTCCtacattatataacatttagaTACAAAGTCCATTACAAAACGTGCTTTAGTAGACAAACTACATTTATATAttgaacataaaaataaatcataaatggAATTTTAAGTTGCACATTTCAACTTGCTCAGTAATTTCTACttttaaagtaaaacataaagctgttttttccccattgtACATTTTACACTGTTAGTGACATCAAAACACAAACCTACAGAAGTACGTGGTGGAGGAAATTCGGTTCCATTTCTCACAAACAATTTACAGATAATTCACCTAAACTACTCTTTAATACTGAATACAATCTcctcaatctggcaacccagttGTCTCTATGGCATGTATACATTggtaatgtttattttagacATTAATATATTTCCCTAAGTAGCAATCAGACATTTAACttatcataataaaaaaaataaataaataaaataaaaatttaaaatatatatatatattaaaacgtaataaaaaatattagagATTAAAAACACTGCATAAAAGGTTTAATGGCAGGTTTGACTTTATAAAAACTCCAGTGATGTTTTGAGAGACTCAccggaggaggaggaaaatgaTGCTCCGGTTAAAGCCTGATGTCCTGCGCGCGCTCTCTGGAGACGCGGAAATGAAGCGTCCATGCAGATCTGGGTGGGGCGCGCGCGGACACGCAGTCCCGGTGGCACGAGCCCCGTTATATAGGCAGGCGTCACAACAAGGTCTCGAGACCCTGCTAGCCAATGACAGGAGTACTGATACTGAATATAAAGTACTGAGCCACGTGCGTAACATTCAGTACACATACTGACAACGTGCACTGACCCGGACATCCAGCAGCACGAGACACCGTGCGtttcacacagacacgcaataaacactaaataaagaCGTAAACCTTCGAATTCTAATAAAGACAAATGTTTCGGCTGCGTTCAGCGCATCTCAGTTTGTATCCTGTGCAGAAGTTCCAGCAGGTCCAGGATCTGTGCCAATCCAATCCCACACAGTGTTGTTATGTGACCTATTCTGTTATTGTGCATCCTCACAACCACACAGCAACATACTGCCTACAGGATGCAATCAGCGCCAGAAGTAATGGCACCCTTCAATAACACATAAAATATACGTGGTAAAAGAATGGAGACTCCagattcattcgttcgttcgtttattcattcattcgtttatttatttattcatttgttaattcattcgttcgttcattcattcattcgtttattcattcattcgtttaattattcattcattttttatttcttcatttgtttatttcttcattcatttgttcgtttattcattcatttattaattaactcatttcattattcattcattcattcattcactcactgatCTCCAGTAACCTGGTCATAGCCCTGATGGTCTGAGACATTATTTTAGGACGATATGAGCAAGGTGCGAGAATTGAATCCAGCAGCCACACCTATGTGTTATACTACGTGTTATGTCCATCACAGTAtagaaataattagaaataaaattctAGAGAATCCTCATATATTTTAGTTCAGAATAATCTCTCACCGTGAAAAgagaacttaaaaaaataaatatctttttaaaaaaagtaaaaataaatactactactactactactactactactactaataataataataatatttgatcGTTCCACAAAAAATTTAATgtccaaaataaatgtttaataaaaatgttgtgttagGTTTTAGCTCAAAACAAGACAGTTCTCATTGCATGTGCTTTTCCCTACACGCTTGATTGATTAACGGGTTAATCAAAGGTTCTCTTCTTCCTAAAAGTCCTCCACCAGACACTCCAGCTGTTGTAGGTTTCTACATAAACCCTTTGTCCTGAATCCTCAATCTGAAGAACTTCTTTCTGATGCCAGATTGAGGCTTTTATtctacatatataaatattaattttcatcAAGGGTGCCAATAGTTCCAGAATTCTTTATCTAGTAAGAAAAGCAATCAATAAATAAGCacaaagatatttaaaaaaaaacaaaaaacaaaacgttagataaaataaaagtgccacaaaaaaaaaaaaaatcagttagaaaaatgtgattttctgtATGGATAGACCTCGAGAGTTAAAaaagtttatatacattatataaaaaaaaagttaaagagtTCTTCTCTGGGTCCCAAAAATTCAGTGTAACATTaactatgttaaaaaaaaaatcataaaactcTTATTGTGCCTTTTATTGTGTTGGTCTAACTGTCTGTGTTCTTCACTAACCATCTAAAGAACTGcttaaaaaggaataaatggcttcagcaaatgtaataaaaaagcattaaaaagtgtaactaaataaatataaataagttaagatataaataaatgtataaagagaATATTTGCTTTATATTTGGATAGTTAGATATTAATTTGAAGTGGTGCTGTGATGCTGAGGGAATCTCAGAGTCGTTCCTGGCTGCTCTTACGCACGGGTATTTTAATAAAGCGAGCGCACTGCAGCGTTACGTCCCTGTTCATTTCTCTGGCTGATTGCGTGTCATCGGTGACTGGCTGAAAGGTCACTCTGGTAGTTGTGGAATGAGCTGAAGCGTCGCGGCTGGCGAGCGGGTCACGGCTCGCTGCACACACCGTGTCCTAATCGCATGTTAATAAACACCCGAGTAATTCCTGGAGTGGAGCGAGAGGCTCAatacagacatcagacacacaggACAAAGTGGAGATGAAATCTGAATCAAAAGGTCATCTGTGGAGAGTCAACTGGATGAAATCACAGAAACAAATCACAGTGTGTCACAATGACTAGAACAAGATTTATTTGGTTAACATGATGTGGTAAAGAAGGCACTGGTGTCTGCGGTAATGAACCAGGAGAATAATACAGTCAAAAAGAGCAGCAGctttagatcagactctaaTCTGATGACAGTGTAAAcggaaaggaaaaacaaacaaacaaacaaaaaatgagcCAGTAAATGAAGGCACTAAGGAAACAGGTTGTCTCGGGAAGTTTTGGCTGGTTGTCGTTCTGGCCGTTATGCCATCGTGGTCAGCTTGTCGATGAGGTCATCGATGGTGTACACCATGAGCTTGATGTCATCCTTGTCAGTCATGTGGTGCTGCCCTTGGCGCCGGAGGATGACGTCCACGTCGTTGCTCAGCACTCGCTCAGCAACCTGCAAGGAGATGTGCCAGGGCACGTCTTCGTCCTTCAGGCCGTGGATGAGGCGCACGGGGCACGTGATGGGGATGGGGCTCTGTAGCACGCAGTGGTTCTCTGCTTCCTTCAGCAAGTCCATGCTAACAGTGTACACACCTTCCTCATTGAGTTTGGTCGGGAACTTCCACGCGCCCTGTTCTTCAAACTCCTTTCTTGTCTGATgtacagagaaataaataaacaaggcaTTAATTAACGTCGATCTCTGGAAAAGAGTGGATCCGATAGTCAAGTTGCTCTTTCTTCTCATTTCTTAAGAATCGAGCAACCGAGTCAAAAAGTTTATTCTGCATCCTGGACTTTTCATCTGCAGGTCTAAAGTCACAAACAGAAAGTTCTGTAGAAATAACGGTGCGGTTTTTCCCCACGTTTCGTTTGAGGATGTAGTCAGAAAGTCGTATTTTAGTTTCAATATTTTTATCTTATCCCACGACATAAGTGCAAATATGTCTCTTGAAACACGACTGTTTTTCTGGTGTTGTTCATGTCACGTAGCAAAAACGTCTCTTACCTGTAGAGGAAGTGATTTAAACTCAGTGACGAAATGATCGGCTGCTGTTGAAATGCCCACCAGGGCTTTGGTCTTCTCGGGGCGCGCGATAGCGGCGAGCAGCATCAGCCAGCCGCCCATGCTGGAGCCCACAAGAATCtgcagcataaataaataaatgaatgaattaaaaagaaataaaaaagattaacaaATTACCGCACCATCAGCGTCAGTCATCTGCACTGAAACCAATCGTTTTAAACCCAAATCGTTTAAAGCTCCTGTGGAAAATGACTGAATTAGTAAGTGTTGACGGATCGGACATTCTCCCTGCTGATTCGGCTTATTTATTAAGGTCATATTTAATCACACCGGTGAGGTGGGGAAAGAAACGGTCTATTCTTAGTTATTTAATGTCCTTGTAAAGTGCAACATGAGTTATGGCAGTATTGCTGTTACATCGTTATTTCTAtagaagtgatttttttttctatccttcagtaaaaaaaacagttttctaggaaaaagaaatcagaataaaatataaattacaaagaaaaaacaaactcgGAGCAACTGAGCTTCTACCGACTGATTAGACTACCGTCACTAATAAACAGTTATCACTTCACCTGAGGTCCTTCTGCAACTTCATCCATCATAAAGAGAACGTCCTTCTTCCAGCTTCCAATCGTTCCCTCTGAGAAAACACCTTCTGAGGCTCCGTGACCGGAATAATCAAACCTACACGAGCACAGAAACAGCATCGACGTCGATTTATCcgtgtgaggaataaaacatcggGGGCGTGTTGTTATAGACAAATAATCAATGACACGGTGGAGTCACTGCTACCAGCGGgaggtttggtgccttgctcgagggcaccttagtcgtggtattgccggtccgagactcgaacccacaaccttagggttaggagtcaaactctcttaACTTCTCCCCTaattttcgcatatcccaggctATTTTGAGCCtcgggtcagagcgcagggtcagccatctTGCGGCGACCCTGGAGCAGGtgtggttaagggccttgctcaaggacccaacgtcgatgtctcagcagcttgtgggcttgaaccctgaccttctgattaggaacCCAGTGCCTTGATCGCTGTGaccaaactcctcatcacagtTATGAGAAATTCTGTTAATCTGTTAATACACCCGAGTTACATAACGTGAACAAGCGAGTTACGAGACGTGAGATTAAAGTGTGTTTACCTCAAATACGAATGACCTAAAGACCTGCAGAATTCCTCTAGAGCTTCTGCTTTTGGTCCGTTCATGTTGGAGCCGTAGCCAGGCAGGAACATCACACCTGGACTCTTTCCCTTCACTCTACGGTACGCCAGTTTGGGGAGATCAGGCCGGGACACGTACTGTACGGCACTGGACTTCTGTCTGACTCCTGCatttacacaaaaaacaaacctttaaaCAATTCTGCACCAgcttacaaaacaaaatgctacGGTTTAATACCAAGCAGGTAAATTAAACTCTCATCCTGGGATATCAGTACTTTGCATAATAATGAGCTGATACTAACCGTAGCATGGCTGTAAGAGTAAACACTAGAGGTAGGAGTTAGAGCAGTCTGAGAGGCTGCATTGGTCATGTTCATCATGTAGAGGACAACACAAACAAGTCTTCCAAACCGGAAGTCTGGTTTCCTGACACCTTTTTTTAAAGCCTGgtcttatatatacatacatacatatttatttatttattttataatagtaTACACATATTCCAGGCACAAGTAAGGTATTAAAAAATGGAGTAAAtgagtatataataataataataataataataataataataataataataataaagtgacatAAGTTTTAACACCAgacacaatatacacatacaaacaaataaagacacttatttacatatatttatatattatatacattcagACCCCAAACtacacacaatattaaatgttaataataaaagtttacagGATTAAAAGCAGATTTCCTTCAGGACTAAAATGTCTGAGGGGTTTTTTCACAACACCCCCCTTCATTTGTCTGCTTTAAAACAGCTCTGTTCGGTAAATAAACGTCTGTACATTTGTGTATAAAACAACAGACACAGTACACTTGTGTTTACTGACCCTGTGACCGTGTCGTTAAAACACTGTGAACGGCTCCATAACACCGAGCAGCTCGTCTTCGGCATTGTGTTAGCACTACAGCTGCCATACTGAGCCACACGCAGCCCTGCACGGTAATATCGCGAGAGTTCAACTGGGTTGCCGTGTAGAGGAAAATCACGTTCTGGAGGGTTGCCTTtcaagaaaaaaagttttttttatcgtaaacactcactcactcattttctaccgctttatccgaactacacacgattattcttattatatttaaagGAGTATTTCGTCATAACGTTTATAATAGTAAACTTATTGATAGTATAGTTCGTGTTTGGCCTTCTTTATTTcgcttttaatacattttaacacTTCAGGTGTTTGACACACGACAGGAGATAATGGTCTAGATCTGCTTACGTCATCTCCAGTTCCTCAGTGATTGAGGAAACAATTAAACAGTTAATTTGGTGATTTACTGCTTTCACACTGaagtgtttcttattttggTACCAACTGTTTATGTCACATTTCCAGGGTTGTGTGTTCGATGCCCGTCTACATTACcattacatttagcagacacccttatatccagtgcaacttacattttagctcatttttatacaactgagcaattaaatgttaagggccttgctcaggggcccagcagcagcCTGGTATAGAAGAatggggggcatagaagcctttattatcgccacatatacattacagcacagtggaatacttttcttcacataccctgACAcgggaggttggggtcagagtgcgggggcagctatgatacagcacccctgaagcagggagggttgagggctcaagggcccagcagtggcagcttggttattctggggcttgaaccccgatccacaacccagagccttaaccagttgaggcACCACTGtccttcttttattttattttatcgatgtgggaatcaaactcacaaccttcggATTAGtaagcaccttaaccactagtctacaTATCTGCATCTTATAAGTAAACATAACAAGCACAATAAATATATGATTCGActttattaaaataagaaacacaaaaaatacaaatgtctGTGTTATGGCAAAACCAAACAAGAAACGAATTTCAGTCATGTTTGTTTGCTTGAACAGAGCTGACCTACATGTGATGTGAAACATTCAGTTTATCATGTTTTACACTTCCAGATGAAAATAAGGTTATTCTCATAATAATGAATAAGTGCACTTAAGAGTTTATGTTTTCTGGCATCGCTGGTCCACATGCATGAATTAAATCTACTGCTTTCTTGCTTTGTTCCTTCTGTTGATTGCTAGCTATCATGTTTTAGTCCGTTAATTAATTCCTGGTTGCTAACAAACTGTATTGTGATTTACTGACAAGACAACAACCCTATAACAACCACAAGAAATATCTCAAGGATTAAAGCATTTGTGCTAAATCCTTCTGTCAATCTTGTGGCTGAAATATTGCTAAACGCTCTGGAGCATTTCCATAAGGTGAAATAAAGTACTAAATGTCTCCTAATGTCTGAATAATAAGTGCAATAGACACAGTCAATAGTCCACAGTCTAATACACTCCTGTAGCGAAAGCCGGTTTCgaaaaaaatgtagaatatGTTCAACGTTACTGAgtataaataatttcatttggATATTTTGatctatatttataaatgaacaaaacaagTACATGCACATAAACAACAGAACATTAACATCCCCAGTGAAAAAGTGCAGTtatatttcttttgttcttcttgttgtttCATTGCGTTACAGTGTAAGAAATCCTCCTCTACGGTCAGATGGTACGCAGAATGATCTTCACTGATTCTTTATTGTCTCATCAAAGTGTCTTTTCCCATCCAGGTAGAGCATGGACTCTGCAGGAgacatttatattattcatttgtaTTACATCATGTAGTGTAAATAAATGCAGCATCGTTATAGAGAtcgtaaaaaaataaaaataaaaaaaaagccgtcAAACCTCCATAACTCTGCGGTACTACAGCTGGAACTTGCTTCTCCACTTGGAAGGTGAAGTGAAAGACGTTGGTGGTGCTGTGCTGCCGGGTCAAAGGATCGAGCACCTCGGTGTGAACTCTGACCTGAACATAGTGTCCTTCAGTGTAACacacctgaagaaaaaaaaaaatcattatttagTGCAAACCAGTTAACAGCAttaaaatttctaaaaaaaaaaaactaaaaaaaaaaaaacgcattaCATTAATGCAATTGTTCAATGTATcaccgtttctatagcaacggttCATTCACGAGAACCGATAATAaaaagacttttaaaaaaagtgttgttcCTTAACAAAGAAAACTGTAATCACTTAATGAAGAGAATGATTTTGTACAAAGAGGagggagtctccagtgtcagtgctttgtaacggTCAGTAGCTGTAGTTTCTCACTAGCTGATTCACGGATGGTGTTCAGAAAAATCCACCACATTAATAATGAGTATAAACTTTTACTGTGGTCacattgctgtggtgtaagaggaataaaacacctggAGGTGCTAtcgaaaaaaaaatgaagttcgAGGCGGCGACTGTGTCTCCGCTGTCGATTATTTCGgatggagttttttttaattttctaccTGTGATGACAACAGCAGAAGAGAGCCGATCTCCACCGGCTTACGGAACATGATGTCATCCACCGCTACGAGAACCGGCCTGCATCCGCTGTGATACACACAGCAAAGCGAACGTAAACACAACACGGATCACCGAGTAACTGTGTGTGAAAAGATCAGAATAGACATGAATCCTACGCAAATGTACAGGCGTTGGCCCAGCCCAGCTCGTACGCCTTCCTCATCAGGAAACCACCGAATATCCGATTGAAGATGTTTCTCTcctggatcacacacacacacacacacacacacacacacacacacacacacacacacaataaaagcttcatgCAAGTGATCATGTGTTCTTTAGACAGTGTGTTGGGGCTGACCTGTGGGTGGCAGATCTCTAAACCTTTCAGCTTAGCGTCCTCCATCCACATGGAGTTGGGGGGAAGGATTCGACCCCGGAAGCTAACAGTTCTATAGAGGACAGAAAAAACATTCATGATCTCAGTGGAAATTTGTTTCAGCGTCGCTCACTCactcttcattcattcactcattttctaccgcttatccaaactacctcgggtcacggggagcctcaggcgtcttcgggcatcgaggcaggatacaccctggacggagtgccaacccatcgcagggcacacacacactcattcactcacacacacacacacacacactcacactcacactcacactcacactctacggacaattttccagagatgccaatcaacctaccatgcatgtctttggaccgggggaggaaaccggagtacccggaggaaacccccgaggcacggggagaacatgcaaactccacacacacaaggcggaggtgggaatggaacccccaaccctggaggtgtgaggcaaacgtgctaaccactaagccactgtgtccccgATTTTTCTTTCATACGTGatcgaataaataaacaaacaaacaaacaaacaaacacaaggcTCAGGCCTAAAATAAAGGTAATAATCAAGGCTCCGGTTTTCTGTAAACATTCACCGTCACAATGGACCATACAACAGAAGTGAGGTTTTATATAAAGATTTGTGAAATGAAATGGTTTTATACAAACACAAGTTAAACAGGGGATAAAGAGTGGACTGGTTTTACTGGGATGTCTGAGGATTTAGTCTGTTACTGTCTAGAGCTGGACAAATAACCCCCGAAGGTGTCACTTTTTCTTCAGCACAAAGTCTGAAATAAAGCGTGGAACATTTTTAATGcgcagaaaaataaacacaaacgacTCGGAATCTAAACCACGAGCCTAATGAACCCATGATCGTTAAAACGAACCTACAGCCAgcttcagaattattggcaccccttaaactttaaaa
This genomic stretch from Tachysurus fulvidraco isolate hzauxx_2018 chromosome 25, HZAU_PFXX_2.0, whole genome shotgun sequence harbors:
- the tagln3b gene encoding transgelin-3b isoform X1, which produces MLRTWLSTLYSVSVLLSLASRVSRPCCDACLYNGARATGTACPRAPHPDLHGRFISASPESARRTSGFNRSIIFLLLRGPSYGLSREVQEKIDQKYDPDLEARLVDWIVAQCGGNLERPQPGKQNFQKWLMDGTILCRLINSLYARGKEPIKKIQETQMAFKQMEKISQFLQAAEAYGVITTDIFQTVDLWEGKDLAAVQRTLMALGSVALTKDDGHYRGNRDWFHRKSQSNRREFSEEQLRGGQNLISLQMGSNRGASQAGMTGYGMHRQIM
- the tagln3b gene encoding transgelin-3b isoform X2, with amino-acid sequence MANRGPSYGLSREVQEKIDQKYDPDLEARLVDWIVAQCGGNLERPQPGKQNFQKWLMDGTILCRLINSLYARGKEPIKKIQETQMAFKQMEKISQFLQAAEAYGVITTDIFQTVDLWEGKDLAAVQRTLMALGSVALTKDDGHYRGNRDWFHRKSQSNRREFSEEQLRGGQNLISLQMGSNRGASQAGMTGYGMHRQIM
- the abhd10b gene encoding abhydrolase domain containing 10, depalmitoylase b, whose product is MAAVVLTQCRRRAARCYGAVHSVLTTRSQGVRQKSSAVQYVSRPDLPKLAYRRVKGKSPGVMFLPGYGSNMNGPKAEALEEFCRSLGHSYLRFDYSGHGASEGVFSEGTIGSWKKDVLFMMDEVAEGPQILVGSSMGGWLMLLAAIARPEKTKALVGISTAADHFVTEFKSLPLQTRKEFEEQGAWKFPTKLNEEGVYTVSMDLLKEAENHCVLQSPIPITCPVRLIHGLKDEDVPWHISLQVAERVLSNDVDVILRRQGQHHMTDKDDIKLMVYTIDDLIDKLTTMA